The sequence ccataacctttaaaatttgaaaaaaaatacacaatctTTTGATTTCTTCTAATTTTTCCCACGAGTATGAAATACTCTCAAATAGAAGCTGAGTTTAGGGCTTTTGATTTAGATTTTTTGATACCTAAACATGTAAATCGACTTTATTATGACATCTTTATTATCCCTCATTCTTAGGTATCAAAAAATCTAAACCAAAAGCCCTAAAATCGACTTCTATTTTAGAGTATTTTATACAacatgggaaaaatcagaagaaATCGAAAGGTtgcgtatttttttttcaaattttaaaggttacgggaaaaaccagaatttattgaaagctcgtgtattttacggcaaatatcccattaaaaaaaacttataCTTTTATTAGTGGGTGTAAAAAACTTCTACCTTATTATTATATGCTATTTAAAAAGATTTCCCCCAAAATTATCAcctaataaattttaaattattctaattaaaaatgataaaattaaactaaagaacTAGAGACTGAAATTGAAGACATGGCCTACCCATGACTACACTCAGTTATATAGGACTTAAGGAGTATTTTAAGACATTAATCATCAATATCCAAAACCATTAAAATAACTATTAGATGCTAAACAAGAATTTTCACCATATGTGTTGAGTGTTGTGTTGAACTTCTAAAAACCACATATACATCATTATTATTCAAGCCCCACCATCCTATATTCCTATTCATCACACACACTTGCTCTATTTTTTATACTTAATTGAAAATTACGACCTTCTTTCCCTGTCCACGCGCGCACACGCCCCGCCCGCCATTAAATAATGGAAACCAAAACGGATCTCAACATATAAAACCGCAATTCTTCACAAACATTTTCGGAAAGTGATACCAAATCAATCCGACACCCAAATTAAGGAATCCTCCGACAGCAGGCAGCAGGTATGGCCGACGCGTATTTGTCCCGCGGCCCGGCGGTGCCGGACTGGCTGAACAAAGGCGACAACGCGTGGCAGATGACGGCGGCGACGCTGGTGGGCCTCCAGTCCATGCCGGGGCTGGTGATTCTCTACGCCAGCATCGTGAAGAAGAAGTGGGCCGTCAACTCCGCCTTCATGGCGCTCTACGCCTTCGCCGCCGTCTTAATCTGCTGGGTCCTCGTCGCCTTCCGCCTCGCCTTCGGCCGCGAGCTCCTCCCCTTCTGGGGCAGAGGCGGCCCCGCCCTCGACCAACAGTATTATCCCACCGACCATTATACAGTATATCACAATTAATTCACacctcaaattttgattttattttatatctacTCAGGTACCTAACCGGACGCGCCGCCGTGCGTGAGAGCGAGCACTACTACGCAGACGGCAGTGTGGAGACGAAGATGAATCAACCCTTTTTCCCGATGGCGACGCTCGTCTATTTTCAGTTCACTTTCGCGGCGATCACGACGATCTTGCTGGCCGGCTCCGTGTTGGGGCGGATGAACATCAAGGCGTGGATGGCGTTCGTTCCGCTCTGGCTCATCTTCTGCTACACCGTCGGCACCTACAGCCTCTGGGGCGGCGGCTTCCTCTTCCACTGGGGCGTCATCGACTACTCCGGCGGCTACGTCATCCACCTCGCCTCCGGCATCTCCGGTTTCACCGCTGCTTATTGGgtatgatattaattaaacaaatttcTTCTAGACTTTGTCGTAAGTTTGAGCTGAGCTTTACACTCTTATTATTTACAGGTGGGGCCTCGGTTGAAGGCCGACCGGGAGAGGTACGTGCCCAATAACATACTGCTGATGCTCGCCGGAGCTGGGTTGCTGTGGATGGGGTGGTCGGGGTTCAACGGCGGGGCGCCGTACGCGGCCAATATGGTGTCGTCGGTGGCGATTTTGAACACGAATATATCGGCGGCGACAAGCCTCCTCGTTTGGACATCGCTTGatgttttctattttgggaaACCTTCCGTCATCGGAGCTGTGCAGGGAATGATCACCGGCCTCGCCTGCATTACACCCGGTGCAGGTATTTTCTCCCACGACTTATCTTTCACAAAATTCAGATCTAAACATCTTATAATAATGTTTCAGAATCATTGGAATTTATGCTAATGCTAGATATGACAGAATATACTTATACTATAGTTTTGGGGAAATTTAATGTCTTGACTTTCAACAAAGTTTAGAAAATGTCTcaaacttttattttctattaaaaacttttaattgttaacaattaaaaaaaaaattaattatataaaattcgaTGACAGAGTGATGAGTCATGTTGCCAAATTCTTAGATGGATTGAAGCGACGTCATTTTATTGGAtgagattgaaaaaaaaaacagatttCATCTAAGGATCCGGAGAGTTGATTATAGCgagatatttttaaaaaatattaaaatattaagaaTTAAGAACATTTTctcaaaaatagtaaaattgataggcataaaatatgaataagtgATTAACcctttattactttattttatgtaaGCGTGGTAAAATGTTATGTAACACGAGATAGtagaatttatattaaataatagGAAAATTTTGGTGTAACGTTGAAAAGTAAGATGAATTGTGTACGGAATTCGCACAGGAGTGGTGCAATCGTGGGCGGCTATTGTTTATGGAATTCTTTCTGGTAGCATACCCTGGTACTCGATGATGATTCTGCATAAAAAGTCTACTTTGCTACAAAAGGTTCGATTTAATTCCTCAAATTTCAACGTTGTTAGTTAATTTTGTTTGGTATCTGGTTATTGCGTTTACTGCAGTTGGGTTTACAAATtacatcaaataattattatttcgaaATTTCAATTCTAATAAATTGCATCTCAAACAGGTGGATGATACACTAGCCGTGTTCTACACCCACGCCGTGGCCGGAATCCTTGGCGGCCTCCTAACGGGGCTGCTAGCGCACCCCACACTCTGCAGCATGATTCTGCCGGTGAAGGGCACCAAGGGCGCTTTCTACGGCGGCGGAGCTTTGTTCGGCAAGCAATTGGTTGCAGCACTGTTTAT comes from Salvia miltiorrhiza cultivar Shanhuang (shh) chromosome 3, IMPLAD_Smil_shh, whole genome shotgun sequence and encodes:
- the LOC131016483 gene encoding ammonium transporter 2: MADAYLSRGPAVPDWLNKGDNAWQMTAATLVGLQSMPGLVILYASIVKKKWAVNSAFMALYAFAAVLICWVLVAFRLAFGRELLPFWGRGGPALDQQYLTGRAAVRESEHYYADGSVETKMNQPFFPMATLVYFQFTFAAITTILLAGSVLGRMNIKAWMAFVPLWLIFCYTVGTYSLWGGGFLFHWGVIDYSGGYVIHLASGISGFTAAYWVGPRLKADRERYVPNNILLMLAGAGLLWMGWSGFNGGAPYAANMVSSVAILNTNISAATSLLVWTSLDVFYFGKPSVIGAVQGMITGLACITPGAGVVQSWAAIVYGILSGSIPWYSMMILHKKSTLLQKVDDTLAVFYTHAVAGILGGLLTGLLAHPTLCSMILPVKGTKGAFYGGGALFGKQLVAALFIIGWNFIATTVILLLIRLVIPLRMPEEHLMIGDDAVHGEEAYALWGDGEKYDSARHGWHNPSHPEELGQIGHFNGARGVTIDL